One window from the genome of Hydractinia symbiolongicarpus strain clone_291-10 chromosome 1, HSymV2.1, whole genome shotgun sequence encodes:
- the LOC130642271 gene encoding uncharacterized protein LOC130642271 gives MFHEFFTSVVFTEENILQYIKIMLGVKKMSRTMTNRRIFRTLARDNCGESMEPGEEEIMYFGYKPNDLKKEGPAISCASLKLADVSCTDSKKDEFYHWITFLFVYRDFKGFGYGKQFVEYLDVEAMNLIRRPVRTESAYKAVGFFKKCGFKKIAEPRECVAGSSLFRFLYLMEKEPRVIEVECWDSD, from the exons atgtttCACGAATTCTTTACTAGTGTTGTTTTtacagaagaaaatattttgcagtatataaaaataatgcttGGAGTAAAAAAGATGTCTCGGACTATGACTAATAGACGTATATTTCGAACACTGGCACGTGACAATTGTGGAGAATCAATGGAACCTGGTGAAGAAGAGATTATGTATTTTGGATATAAACCGAACGATCTGAAAAAGGAAG GTCCAGCAATATCATGCGCCAGTTTAAAACTTGCTGATGTCAGCTGTACAGATAGTAAGAAAGATGAATTTTATCATTggataacatttttatttgtatatcgCGATTTCAAAGGTTTCGGATATGGGAAGCAATTTGTCGAATATTTGGATGTTGAAGCCATGAACCTCATTCGCCGCCCCGTCAGAACGGAATCAGCTTATAAAGCTGTCGGGTTTTTTAAGAAATGTGGTTTTAAGAAAATTGCCGAACCCCGCGAGTGCGTTGCTGGTAGTAGTTTGTTCCGTTTTTTATACCTGATGGAAAAAGAGCCACGTGTTATAGAAGTGGAATGTTGGGACAGTGATTGA
- the LOC130642258 gene encoding alpha- and gamma-adaptin-binding protein p34-like translates to MTEMYDDVQCLVVCSKNLVAIDELIKAASNNDIQTSEALQKEPLSTKWIITNKYFTADVKTFICTIEQFLKHDAKAFKSLEALVVVFELLDNSTFLQVQHLVSNISLENVEVRLLLNIEEEKSSEKLKDELFSWTIKNNFELVEKVSDDVEQDDGFEEKFGIDRILEALNSHVWSNHVRKDEQLLTACTAAGYEKEEKTEQIFNEASSFEKMFEKFEEMKEKARSLEGEARKEYAEQVTLAFMEALGISDDEEDEAKPI, encoded by the exons atgacagaaatgtatgaCGATGTGCAGTGCTTGGTGGTGTGTTCAAAAAATCTGGTAGCCATAGACGAGCTTATTAAAg ctgCTTCTAATAATGATATTCAAACTTCTGAAGCTCTCCAAAAAGAACCTTTGTCAACAAAGTGGATAAtcacaaacaaatattttacagCAGATGTCAAAACATTTATATGCACAATTGAACAATTTTTGAAACACGATGCAAAGGCTTTCAAGTCATTGGAGGCCCTGGTTGTTGTTTTTGAGTTATTAGATAATAG CACTTTTCTTCAAGTACAGCACCTCGTATCCAATATTTCCCTGGAAAACGTTGAAGTTCGTCTTTTGTTGAACATTGAGGAAGAAAAAAGTTCtg aaaaactaaaaGATGAATTATTCTCATGgacgataaaaaataattttgaacttGTCGAGAAAGTTTCCGATGATGTTGAACAAGATGATG GGTTTGAAGAAAAGTTTGGTATTGATCGAATTCTTGAAGCTTTGAATTCACATGTCTGGAGTAACCATGTCAGAAAAG ATGAACAACTGCTGACCGCTTGTACTGCTGCTGGGTAtgaaaaagaggaaaaaacaGAGCAAATTTTTAACGAAGCATCATCgtttgaaaaaatgtttgagAAATTTGAAGAAATGAAAG AAAAAGCAAGAAGTTTGGAAGGAGAGGCACGTAAGGAATACGCAGAACAAGTGACATTAGCATTTATGGAAGCACTTGGTATATCTGACGATGAAGAAGATGAAGCAAAACCAATATAA